A window of the Scleropages formosus chromosome 21, fSclFor1.1, whole genome shotgun sequence genome harbors these coding sequences:
- the arl4cb gene encoding ADP-ribosylation factor-like 4Cb, whose amino-acid sequence MGNSFSNISAFQSLHIVMLGLDSAGKTTVLYRLKFNEFVNTVPTIGFNTEKIKLSNGTAKGISCHFWDVGGQEKLRPLWKSYSRCTDGIIYVVDSVDVDRLEEAKTELHKVTKFAENQGTPLLVIANKQDLPRSLPVADIEKQLALHELTPSTTYHVQPACAIIGEGLHEGMDKLYEMILKRRKSLKQKKKR is encoded by the coding sequence ATGGGAAACAGCTTTTCCAATATATCTGCGTTCCAGTCCCTTCATATTGTCATGCTGGGGCTGGACTCTGCTGGCAAAACCACAGTCCTTTACCGTCTCAAATTCAATGAGTTTGTGAATACGGTGCCCACCATTGGCTTCAACACGGAGAAGATAAAACTGAGCAACGGGACGGCCAAGGGCATCAGCTGCCACTTCTGGGACGTGGGAGGCCAGGAGAAGCTGAGACCCCTGTGGAAGTCGTATAGTCGCTGCACTGATGGCATCATCTACGTAGTGGACTCTGTGGATGTAGACAGGCTGGAGGAGGCCAAGACGGAGCTGCACAAGGTCACCAAGTTTGCTGAGAACCAAGGAACCCCATTGCTGGTGATCGCCAACAAGCAGGACCTACCCAGGTCCCTTCCAGTGGCCGACATCGAGAAGCAGCTGGCCTTGCATGAGCTCACACCATCCACCACGTACCACGTCCAGCCAGCCTGCGCCATCATTGGAGAGGGGCTCCATGAGGGCATGGACAAGCTGTATGAGATGATCCTCAAGCGGAGGAAGTCCCtcaagcagaagaagaagcggTAG